The proteins below are encoded in one region of Alkalihalobacillus sp. TS-13:
- a CDS encoding KinB-signaling pathway activation protein gives MNIRKWVYLFFTTLLIGGVSAVAIGLLLRWEDIESTASFFVMIAWLLGFGFIFSIISQMGYFAYLTIHRFGLGIFKSVQLWSWVQILILSFTVFDLFYLRYIAFKDTGLTLFNFIFVPVALLVYGLIVAYIKMKETNKAAFVPALFFIVVVTTLEWIPVLKQGDILWLWLSIVPLLACNTWQILILHRLIKRS, from the coding sequence GTGAATATAAGAAAATGGGTTTATTTATTTTTTACAACATTGTTGATCGGTGGGGTTAGCGCTGTTGCCATCGGGCTACTGCTTCGCTGGGAGGATATCGAAAGTACGGCAAGCTTTTTTGTTATGATCGCCTGGTTACTCGGATTCGGATTCATCTTCAGCATCATCAGCCAAATGGGGTATTTCGCCTATTTGACGATCCATCGATTCGGGTTAGGGATTTTCAAATCAGTGCAGCTATGGAGCTGGGTACAAATATTGATACTTTCGTTCACTGTTTTTGATTTATTTTACTTACGCTACATTGCCTTTAAAGATACAGGATTGACCTTATTCAATTTCATCTTTGTACCAGTTGCTCTGCTGGTGTACGGATTGATCGTTGCCTATATCAAAATGAAGGAAACGAACAAAGCGGCTTTTGTTCCAGCACTTTTCTTCATCGTGGTGGTAACGACCCTCGAATGGATCCCTGTTTTGAAGCAGGGCGATATACTTTGGCTATGGTTGTCCATCGTTCCATTATTAGCTTGTAACACCTGGCAGATTTTAATCTTACATCGTCTCATTAAAAGAAGTTGA
- the gerD gene encoding spore germination lipoprotein GerD: protein MKNWMFVLIISFGLLIQGCTPAAAEEKGSYEETKKMLVDLLKTDDGKKAIEEVLTDEKIKSQIVMDQKFVKKTIEETLTSKKGQDFWKELMKDPKTAEALAKSMKKQNEELQKKLLDDPEYRKKIIEIMKDPEISKEVMDLMTSQEFREQQKKVMMETFESPLMKAQLSEMIKKTVEEEIKSGGALKEQGKAEGGQSGGDQGGQGQK, encoded by the coding sequence ATGAAAAACTGGATGTTCGTCCTCATCATATCCTTTGGTTTATTAATACAGGGATGTACTCCTGCAGCAGCAGAAGAGAAAGGTTCTTATGAGGAAACAAAGAAAATGCTTGTGGACCTTTTAAAAACAGATGATGGTAAAAAAGCGATAGAAGAAGTCTTAACAGACGAAAAAATAAAATCACAAATTGTCATGGATCAAAAATTCGTAAAAAAGACGATTGAAGAAACCCTGACTTCTAAAAAAGGTCAGGATTTTTGGAAAGAATTAATGAAGGATCCGAAAACAGCTGAAGCTCTTGCCAAAAGTATGAAAAAGCAAAATGAGGAGCTACAGAAAAAATTACTCGATGATCCGGAATATAGGAAAAAAATCATCGAAATCATGAAGGACCCTGAAATATCCAAGGAAGTTATGGACTTGATGACTTCTCAAGAATTTAGGGAGCAGCAAAAGAAAGTAATGATGGAGACGTTTGAAAGTCCCCTGATGAAAGCTCAGCTTTCTGAAATGATCAAGAAAACGGTGGAAGAAGAAATCAAAAGCGGTGGAGCTTTAAAGGAACAAGGAAAAGCTGAGGGAGGCCAATCTGGTGGAGATCAGGGCGGTCAAGGCCAAAAATAG
- a CDS encoding Mrp/NBP35 family ATP-binding protein, whose amino-acid sequence MMSEEQILELLKPIQEPFLHKSIVDSDSVKEIKIKEDYVGLKIAIAQANSPEQMQLQQEIVNTLKGAGVASVGLRFEQREGAAVPQQETTSGVQTDTTFIAIASGKGGVGKSTVSVNLATSLAREGKRVGLIDADIYGFSVPDMMGIAERPKVVGEQIFPVERFGVKVISMAFFVEDNAPVIWRGPMLGKMLTNFFNDIEWGDLDYIILDLPPGTGDVALDVHKMLPQCKEIIVTTPHPTAAFVAARAGAMALKTDHDILGVVENMAYFESMKTGEKEYVFGQGGADKLTEELNTEVLGRIPLGQPEMREDDFAPSVYLEDSKIGQIYKQIALNVIKKVEG is encoded by the coding sequence ATGATGTCAGAAGAACAAATTTTAGAGCTTCTCAAACCGATACAAGAACCTTTTTTACATAAAAGCATTGTTGATTCAGACAGTGTGAAAGAAATCAAAATAAAAGAAGATTACGTCGGCTTGAAAATTGCAATCGCCCAGGCGAATTCTCCAGAACAAATGCAGCTTCAGCAAGAAATCGTAAATACGTTGAAAGGTGCGGGTGTCGCTTCTGTTGGTCTACGTTTTGAACAACGTGAAGGTGCGGCGGTCCCTCAACAAGAAACGACGAGCGGAGTACAAACAGATACGACTTTCATTGCTATAGCAAGTGGTAAAGGTGGAGTAGGGAAGTCAACAGTTTCCGTGAACCTCGCGACCAGCCTTGCTCGTGAGGGAAAGCGTGTGGGACTAATTGACGCAGATATTTACGGGTTCAGTGTGCCGGACATGATGGGTATTGCAGAGCGTCCAAAAGTCGTCGGTGAGCAAATTTTCCCTGTAGAGCGTTTCGGGGTCAAAGTGATTTCGATGGCATTTTTCGTTGAGGATAATGCACCGGTCATTTGGCGCGGACCTATGCTTGGGAAAATGTTGACGAACTTCTTCAATGATATCGAGTGGGGAGACCTTGATTATATAATCTTGGACTTACCGCCTGGAACGGGGGATGTTGCCTTAGACGTCCATAAGATGCTTCCGCAATGTAAAGAGATCATCGTCACAACACCACATCCTACAGCAGCTTTCGTAGCAGCACGTGCAGGTGCAATGGCGCTGAAAACGGACCACGATATTCTTGGTGTTGTTGAAAATATGGCCTATTTTGAAAGTATGAAGACCGGTGAAAAGGAATATGTCTTCGGGCAAGGTGGAGCAGATAAACTGACTGAAGAATTGAATACCGAAGTCCTGGGTAGAATCCCGCTCGGTCAACCGGAAATGCGCGAAGATGATTTTGCACCATCCGTTTATCTTGAAGACTCGAAAATCGGACAAATTTATAAGCAAATCGCATTGAACGTCATCAAAAAAGTCGAAGGATAA